A DNA window from Pseudomonas tohonis contains the following coding sequences:
- a CDS encoding UDP-N-acetylmuramoyl-tripeptide--D-alanyl-D-alanine ligase: protein MLEPMRLSALQAPLQARLIGADAAFSAVSTDSRRVEPGQLFIALVGPNFDGHDYLADVAAKGAVAALVQREVPGAPLPQLLVADTRLALGRLGALNRDAFTGKVAAVTGSSGKTTVKEMLASILRTQGPVLATRGNLNNDLGAPLTLLELAPEHRSAVIELGASRVGEIAYTVGLTRPQVAIINNAGTAHVGEFGGPEKIVLAKGEILEGLADNGIAVLNRDDKAFDTWRQRNGARRVLSFGLDAADADLRAESIVRDARGCMAFILKGVAGEANIQLNLLGLHNVANALAAAAAAHALGVPLVGIRDGLQNLQPVKGRTVAQLAPSGMRVIDDSYNANPASMIAAVDILAGFSGRTVLVLGDMGELGEWAEQGHRDVGLHARGKVSALYAVGPQMAHAVAAFGDDGRHFADQSSLIKALVDEQDANTTILIKGSRSAAMDKVVAAICGTGEAH, encoded by the coding sequence ATGCTTGAACCGATGCGTCTTTCCGCCCTGCAGGCTCCGTTGCAGGCCCGCTTGATCGGGGCAGATGCCGCGTTTTCGGCAGTGTCCACCGACAGCCGGCGCGTCGAGCCCGGGCAGCTGTTCATCGCGCTGGTCGGACCGAATTTCGATGGCCATGACTACCTGGCCGACGTCGCCGCCAAAGGGGCCGTCGCCGCGCTCGTGCAGCGCGAGGTCCCGGGCGCGCCGCTGCCGCAGCTGCTGGTGGCCGATACCCGCCTCGCCCTTGGTCGGCTCGGCGCGCTCAACCGTGATGCCTTCACCGGTAAGGTGGCCGCGGTTACCGGGTCCAGCGGCAAGACCACGGTCAAGGAAATGCTCGCCAGCATCCTGCGGACCCAGGGCCCCGTCCTGGCCACCCGCGGCAACCTCAACAACGACCTGGGCGCGCCGCTCACCCTGCTCGAACTGGCGCCGGAGCACCGCAGCGCCGTGATCGAACTGGGCGCTTCCCGGGTGGGCGAGATCGCCTACACCGTCGGCCTGACCCGGCCCCAGGTTGCGATCATCAACAACGCCGGCACTGCCCACGTGGGCGAGTTCGGCGGCCCGGAGAAGATCGTCCTGGCCAAGGGCGAGATCCTCGAGGGCCTGGCCGACAACGGTATCGCCGTGCTCAACCGCGACGACAAGGCATTCGATACCTGGCGCCAGCGCAATGGCGCCCGCCGGGTGCTGAGCTTCGGCCTCGATGCCGCCGATGCCGACCTGCGCGCCGAGTCCATCGTGCGTGATGCCCGTGGCTGCATGGCCTTCATCCTCAAGGGCGTGGCGGGCGAAGCCAACATCCAGCTCAACCTGCTGGGCCTGCATAACGTCGCCAATGCATTGGCCGCCGCCGCTGCCGCGCACGCGCTGGGCGTACCGCTGGTCGGTATTCGCGACGGCCTGCAGAACCTGCAACCGGTCAAGGGCCGCACCGTAGCGCAGTTGGCGCCCAGTGGCATGCGGGTGATCGACGACAGCTACAACGCCAACCCGGCTTCGATGATCGCGGCCGTTGATATACTCGCCGGCTTTTCCGGCCGCACCGTCCTGGTGCTCGGGGATATGGGCGAGCTGGGCGAGTGGGCCGAGCAAGGCCACCGCGACGTGGGGCTCCACGCCCGCGGCAAGGTCAGCGCGCTCTATGCAGTCGGTCCTCAGATGGCCCATGCAGTCGCAGCTTTCGGCGACGATGGCCGCCATTTCGCCGATCAGTCCAGCCTGATTAAGGCCCTGGTCGATGAGCAGGACGCCAACACAACCATTCTGATCAAAGGTTCCCGCAGCGCGGCGATGGACAAGGTCGTCGCGGCCATCTGCGGAACGGGGGAGGCTCACTAA
- the mraY gene encoding phospho-N-acetylmuramoyl-pentapeptide-transferase: MLLLLAEYLQQFHKGFGVFQYLTLRGILGVLTALSLSLWLGPWMIRTLQVRQIGQSVRNDGPQSHLSKSGTPTMGGALILTAIGISTLLWADLSNRYVWVVLGVTLLFGAIGWVDDYRKVIEKNSRGLPSRWKYFWQSVFGIGAAVFLYMTATSPVETTLILPMVKDVGIPLGVGFIVLTYFVIVGSSNAVNLTDGLDGLAIMPTVMVGGALGIFCYLSGNIKFAEYLFIPYVPGAGELIVFCAALVGAGLGFLWFNTYPAQVFMGDVGALALGAALGTIAVIVRQEVVLFIMGGVFVMETLSVMIQVASFKLTGRRVFRMAPIHHHFELKGWPEPRVIVRFWIITVILVLIGLATLKLR; the protein is encoded by the coding sequence ATGCTGCTGCTGCTCGCTGAGTACCTGCAACAGTTCCATAAGGGGTTCGGGGTGTTCCAGTACCTGACCCTGCGCGGGATTCTCGGCGTCCTTACGGCGCTGTCGCTGTCGCTCTGGCTCGGGCCCTGGATGATCCGCACGCTGCAGGTGCGCCAGATCGGCCAGTCCGTGCGCAACGACGGGCCGCAATCGCACCTCTCCAAGTCCGGTACGCCGACCATGGGGGGCGCGCTGATTCTTACCGCCATCGGCATCAGCACCCTGCTCTGGGCTGACCTGTCCAACCGCTACGTCTGGGTGGTGCTGGGCGTGACCCTGCTGTTCGGCGCCATCGGCTGGGTCGACGACTATCGCAAGGTGATCGAGAAGAACTCCCGTGGCCTGCCGAGCCGCTGGAAGTATTTCTGGCAGTCGGTGTTCGGCATCGGCGCTGCGGTCTTCCTTTATATGACCGCGACCAGCCCGGTGGAGACCACCCTGATCCTGCCGATGGTCAAGGATGTCGGCATCCCGCTGGGTGTCGGCTTCATCGTGCTGACCTATTTCGTGATCGTCGGCTCCAGTAACGCGGTCAACCTGACCGACGGGCTGGATGGCCTGGCCATCATGCCGACCGTGATGGTCGGCGGCGCGCTGGGGATCTTCTGCTACCTCTCGGGCAACATCAAATTCGCCGAATACCTGTTCATCCCCTATGTGCCGGGCGCCGGTGAGCTGATCGTGTTCTGCGCCGCCCTGGTGGGCGCCGGTCTCGGCTTCCTCTGGTTCAACACCTACCCGGCCCAGGTCTTCATGGGTGACGTCGGCGCGCTGGCGCTCGGCGCTGCCCTGGGCACCATCGCCGTGATCGTGCGCCAGGAAGTGGTGCTGTTCATCATGGGGGGCGTGTTCGTCATGGAGACACTGTCGGTGATGATCCAGGTCGCCTCGTTCAAATTGACCGGCCGTCGTGTATTCCGCATGGCCCCTATCCACCACCACTTCGAACTGAAAGGCTGGCCCGAGCCCCGCGTGATCGTACGTTTCTGGATCATCACCGTGATCCTCGTGCTGATCGGCCTCGCCACCCTGAAGCTGCGTTGA